From a single Paraburkholderia edwinii genomic region:
- the katE gene encoding catalase HPII: MATKPRNAHSGSSGSSAADPKSQALEASRARPANEALRTNQGVKIADNQNTLRAGARGPSLLEDFIMREKITHFDHERIPERIVHARGSAAHGVFQVYEPMTEFTKAAFLQDPAVQTPVYVRFSTVQGPRGSADTVRDVRGFAVKFYTSEGNYDLVGNNMPVFFIQDAIKFPDFVHAVKPEAPNEMPTGGSAHDTFWDFVSLVPESTHMVLWTMSDRAIPRSLRTMEGFGVHTFRFVNAEGRARFVKFHWRPVLGSYSLLWDEAQKIAGKDPDFHRRDLWEAIERGDFPEFELGVQLVEEKDEHTLGFDLLDPTKLIPEEIVPVRIVGKMTLNRNPDNFFAETEQVAFHPGHVVPGIDFSNDPLLQGRLFSYTDTQISRLGGANFHEIPINRPLSPNVNNQRDGMHRQTINVGQASYEPNSLNDAWPKETDPAPRDGGFESYPEAVEGTKIRVRSESFADHFSQAALFYQSMSDVEKEHIVAAYQFELGKVTRPEIRARVVNEILANYDLDLAKKVAEGLGLPAPKKGAKAVGQQQSSPALSLLNRVKPGIRTRKIALLAAPGVDETSFKALRKKLEDEGAAPLLIAPTLAPVAGAHPDATIAGMPSIMFDAVIVCGGEASAKTLAQSGDARHFVLEAFKHLKAIAALGAGREVLKAAHLPDQADGVATGGDGDVDTVLKKFIEAAGQHRVWSRRAMAETVPA, translated from the coding sequence ATGGCAACCAAACCCCGCAATGCCCACTCCGGTTCGTCCGGTTCCTCCGCGGCCGATCCGAAATCCCAGGCGCTCGAAGCGTCGCGCGCGCGACCTGCGAACGAGGCGCTTCGCACGAATCAGGGCGTAAAAATCGCCGACAACCAGAACACGTTACGCGCGGGTGCGCGTGGTCCGTCGCTGCTCGAAGATTTCATCATGCGTGAAAAAATCACGCACTTCGACCACGAGCGCATTCCGGAGCGCATCGTCCATGCGCGCGGTTCCGCGGCGCACGGCGTGTTTCAGGTCTACGAGCCGATGACCGAATTTACGAAGGCGGCTTTCCTGCAGGATCCCGCGGTGCAGACACCTGTGTATGTGCGCTTTTCGACCGTGCAGGGGCCGCGCGGGTCGGCGGATACGGTGCGCGACGTGCGCGGCTTTGCCGTGAAGTTTTATACGAGCGAGGGCAATTACGACCTCGTCGGCAACAATATGCCCGTGTTCTTTATTCAGGATGCGATCAAGTTTCCCGACTTCGTGCACGCGGTGAAGCCCGAGGCGCCGAACGAAATGCCGACCGGCGGTTCCGCGCACGATACGTTCTGGGATTTTGTTTCGCTGGTGCCCGAATCGACGCATATGGTGTTGTGGACGATGTCCGATCGCGCGATTCCGCGCAGCCTTCGCACGATGGAAGGCTTCGGCGTGCATACGTTCCGCTTCGTAAACGCCGAGGGCAGGGCGCGTTTTGTGAAGTTCCATTGGCGGCCGGTGCTCGGTTCGTATTCGCTGCTGTGGGACGAAGCGCAGAAGATCGCGGGTAAGGATCCGGACTTCCACCGGCGCGACTTGTGGGAAGCGATTGAGCGTGGCGACTTCCCCGAATTCGAACTCGGCGTGCAGCTGGTCGAAGAGAAAGACGAGCACACGCTCGGTTTCGATCTGCTCGATCCGACCAAGCTGATTCCTGAGGAAATCGTGCCGGTCAGAATCGTCGGCAAGATGACCTTGAACCGCAATCCGGACAATTTCTTTGCCGAGACCGAACAGGTTGCGTTTCACCCCGGGCATGTCGTGCCCGGCATCGATTTCTCGAACGATCCGCTCCTGCAAGGGCGTTTGTTCTCATACACCGATACGCAGATCAGCCGGCTCGGCGGCGCGAACTTCCATGAGATTCCGATCAACCGGCCGCTGTCGCCGAACGTGAACAATCAGCGCGACGGTATGCACCGGCAGACGATCAACGTCGGTCAGGCGTCTTACGAGCCGAATTCGTTGAATGATGCGTGGCCTAAGGAAACCGATCCGGCGCCGCGCGATGGCGGCTTCGAGAGTTATCCGGAAGCTGTCGAGGGAACGAAGATTCGGGTGCGCAGCGAGTCGTTCGCCGATCATTTTTCACAAGCGGCGCTGTTCTATCAGAGCATGAGCGACGTCGAGAAGGAGCATATCGTTGCCGCCTATCAGTTCGAGCTCGGCAAGGTGACGCGGCCGGAGATTCGCGCGCGCGTCGTCAACGAGATCCTCGCCAACTACGACCTCGATCTGGCGAAGAAGGTAGCGGAAGGGCTCGGTCTTCCCGCGCCTAAAAAGGGCGCTAAAGCGGTCGGTCAACAGCAGTCTTCGCCGGCGTTGAGCCTGCTTAATCGCGTCAAGCCGGGCATCAGGACGCGCAAGATTGCGCTGCTCGCCGCGCCGGGCGTCGACGAAACGTCGTTCAAGGCGCTGCGCAAGAAGCTCGAAGACGAAGGCGCGGCACCGCTGCTGATTGCGCCCACGCTTGCGCCGGTCGCCGGTGCGCATCCCGATGCGACGATCGCGGGAATGCCGTCGATCATGTTCGACGCGGTGATCGTATGCGGCGGCGAGGCGAGTGCGAAGACGCTTGCGCAATCGGGCGACGCGCGGCACTTCGTGCTCGAAGCGTTCAAGCATCTGAAGGCGATTGCGGCGCTCGGCGCGGGCCGCGAGGTATTGAAGGCGGCGCACCTGCCTGATCAGGCCGACGGTGTTGCGACCGGCGGCGATGGCGATGTCGATACGGTGCTGAAGAAGTTTATCGAAGCGGCCGGTCAGCACCGTGTGTGGTCGCGGCGTGCGATGGCCGAGACGGTGCCGGCATAA
- a CDS encoding DUF3564 family protein, which yields MRLSILINTPDPTAGHDYAVLWLDTANRDWVVDARRGIELPATGEMRDIDGVLTLCEHGCDEPFVTLYGMRVDRRGNVASAQGGARWMSSGVRHGPVDGYWRLRAVERPAGAVGATRMPPAGKLPATHSSESGRPRGR from the coding sequence ATGCGTCTGTCCATTCTGATTAACACGCCCGATCCGACGGCGGGCCACGACTACGCGGTGCTGTGGCTTGACACGGCAAACCGCGACTGGGTGGTGGACGCGCGCCGCGGCATCGAACTGCCGGCGACGGGCGAAATGCGCGATATCGATGGCGTGCTCACGCTCTGCGAACACGGTTGCGACGAACCGTTCGTCACGCTGTACGGCATGCGGGTGGACCGTCGCGGCAATGTCGCATCCGCGCAGGGCGGAGCACGGTGGATGTCTTCAGGCGTGCGGCATGGACCGGTCGACGGCTACTGGCGGCTGCGCGCGGTCGAGCGGCCCGCGGGTGCCGTGGGTGCAACACGCATGCCGCCGGCGGGCAAACTGCCGGCCACGCACTCAAGCGAGTCAGGCCGGCCGCGCGGCCGCTAA